In the Bos mutus isolate GX-2022 chromosome 15, NWIPB_WYAK_1.1, whole genome shotgun sequence genome, CTTGGTAAATCTTGAACATTAGTATGATCACCTGTTGCCTGCTATGCACACACCACTGTACTGGCTCTGCTGAGACTCTGGTTTCATGGAGAAGTTCCATTCAGAGCTGGATCCTGCATCTTTTTAGCCAGATATGAGAATTCAAAGACAGGTATAGAGCTTTACCTGCTTGATTGCTTACCCTTGTATGCATGTGTTTCCCCACAGTGCCGCTAAAATTTTACCACCAGTGTTGGAAGTACGAAGAATGCAGTTTTGAGTTCATTGCAAAAGCCTTAGGGGAGAAGGAGCTCCACTATGACTGCTGCCAGAAGAACCTGTGTAACAAAAGTGGCGGGAGGAGCGTATCcgagaagatgctgctgctgctcacccTGCTGCTGGAGGCAGTCTGCCACTTTTATCGCTAAATCTATGCCAGGAGGGCTTCTCCTGAATATCCTGTTTCTATCTATTCCTTCCTTCGTGTGATGCTGTGTTCCAAAGGCTTTTTATTTTCCAACTGGATCCTGTTTAGTCTTTCCCTGTTGGGAGAGACTAAAACTAGCTTGAGCAACTTGAATAATAGAGGAACTCAGAAAGACTCTGAAGACCAGTCCTCTTG is a window encoding:
- the CD59 gene encoding CD59 glycoprotein, producing the protein MASKGGYIVLGLLFLAVLCQLGHSLQCYSCINQVNCTSVVNCSHNQDACLFVKAVPLKFYHQCWKYEECSFEFIAKALGEKELHYDCCQKNLCNKSGGRSVSEKMLLLLTLLLEAVCHFYR